The following is a genomic window from bacterium.
GCTTATCTCACTGCCAAGCAGGCCAATAAGGACTTTGGTCCGATATTTACGATCAAAACCGCGCCTCCCATCCCGGATCTAAGCACTTTTCAACCCCCTATCAAGGAAGAAAAGCCGAAATCCGATTTGTAATTAGAAGAGCGAAAAACGAACTAAGTAATACAAATGAAGAAGCATCGTTATAATTCACATGCCGCGGTTTCGCGGGAGGATTTGAAATACGCTTTGAAAGATCAGGCGGTGGTGAAGAGAGCAATTGCTAGTAAAGAATGCTTGCTTTGCTGCTCTAACCCGCTTAATGAAGCAGGGCTTTGTATCGAATGCTTTGCGATGCTCAATGATGAAGAGCGCAGGCTGTGTGAACCTTATTTCTGGAAAACCGATATCTAAATCAGGCACGGGTTAAAAGTATATGAGAAGAAGCGATAGAATTCGCGAGCAGATGCGTGAACTCCTAGCTGAATACGATAGCCTGGAGAAAGATCTTGCAGAACTTGAAGAAGACCATTTCCGAGTGGTCATCTTCGGTTCGGCCCGCATAGAACCTGACGAGCCGATTTATAAAATGGTCATGCGGCTGGCCTCCTTATTGGGCCGATTGGGAATTGACATCGTAACCGGCGGTGGTCCAGGATTGATGGATGCTGCAAATGCCGGTGTTAAACAAGCTCATGAAAAGGGCATCCGCTCGATCGGGCTGCCGATTTTACTTCCAAACCGTATAGAACCTTCCAATAGACACCTCGACATTAAGCGAGAGCACAGCCGTTTTTCTACCCGACTGGATGAGTTCATGCTTATATCTGATGCGGTAATTGTTGCGCCAGGTGGGATCGGCACTGTTCTTGAACTGATGTACGTATGGCAGCTCATGCAAGTGGGGCTTATACCGCGAAGGTGTGTAATCCTACTTGGCACTGAATTCTGGCGAGGCTTGATTGAATGGATGGGTTATCAACAACTCCGACGTGGCTTAATCAACCCTGATGACCTCGATTTCGTTAATGTTGCCGATACAGAAGCTGAAGTTCTTAATCTTATTAAGGCCGAGTTGGAGAAATTCCGCACGAAAAAAAGCACAGAAGGCGATCATCCTAAAGCTGCTGCTGCCGATACGATGATTAAGCAAGTAGAAATGGTCCAGAATGCCCCAGAGCACCACGAGGCCCTCCCAGGCACCAAGATTAACAATAAGCAATAGGTTCCGAAATCGCAGATCCGGAGTTTCGCCCCTTTCCCTACTTCACCCAGTGTGGTTGAGTCCAGGCGTAAAAGCCGGCGGAGTCTTCTATTCTTGCTCGGATGTAGGTTTCGGTTCCTTTGATGGTGTAACTTGGAGATAGGGTTGTATCAATTAGAAGGATTTCACCATCTTGGCCAATGAAAGAGGTTGTATATAGGCGATCCCATTTGCGGTGAATATTGAGGGAGATAAGGGTATCGGTTATCTTGATTTCATCGAGGTCGACACCGGTGGATGAGTAGAAATTGCCGTTCAGGAGCGCTTCTTTTATGGCTTTTGGACTCTTCTCAGGAGCTTGAACACCTACCCATGCCTTACCTGGAAGCGGATTGTAGACATATTCGTGCCAATTCGGACAGCTAATTGTGTGCGCATCATCAGTAGCCGTGCCCCAAACCCTCATTCCTGAGGAAAGGACATCATCCCACATTTGCTCAGTGCTAGGAATACCACCTCCGCCTTTGATATGAGCGCCGATATGCTTGTTGGCAATCTCGACCATATGCCAACCGCGAACCTGTTTCATATCTTCCGCATTATAAGCCCAGTTCCAGCTGGGATGATTTAGTTGGGCAATCCCGCCTGCTGCTCTAATCGAATCAACTGCTAATTGAAGTGTCTCAACAACCGATTGTTTGGGTTCGGGGATAGTGATTTCGCGTACATCCAACCCGTTAACATGAAGGTATGTCTTTGCTTCGCCTGATTCTTCAATAGTCAAGGTAACTTCACAGCCGGGCAAAATGAGTACATTCCCTTGTTGTATAACTTCATCGACAGGCACAACCACATTGTGGTCGGTCACATAAATGAAGTCGTAGCTGAGTTCGTCGTAAACGGAAGCAATTTGAGAAATCGACCCTTCACCATCGCTATAAGTCGTGTGGACGTGAAGGCTGCCTTTGTAAAACGGCATATTTGGCTCCTACTGGCTAAAAGCGGTATCCTTGCCGCGCGCGAGAACGATGACGCCGGTTCGAACCATTTCGGTTATCCCATACTGTTCCAACATTTTTACCAGCGCGTTAATCTTTTCATCGCTGCCCGTTACTTCAATCGTTAATGCTAGCTCACTAATGTCAACGATATTGGCGCGAAATATCTCACATATCTCTTTAATTGAGCTTCGTGAGTTATCGTCCGCATTGACTTTAATCATTGCCAACTCACGTTCAAGTACTGGCCGGTTGGTATAATCGATGACTTTGATGACTTCGATAAGTTTGTTTAGCTGCTTGGTAATTTGTTCTAAAATTCGGTCATCACCTGAAACGACCACCGTCATTCGTGACACCGTCGGATCTTGCGTAATGGCGACGGTTAAACTCTCGATGTTATAGCCGCGTCGGGCAAATAAATTTGCCACTCGAGCGAGGACGCCTGGATGGTTCTCAACCAGTGTTGTTATCGTATGGGTATGGGTTATACCCGCCATCGGTGCATAGAATTCAGACATAGCGCCTCCACATTTCAGTCCAGGAAAATACGAGTTATTTACCGCTCTTTTTTTGTTTCTTTAGCAGTCGTTCGAGTTCCTTCTCTTCGTCAGCAAAGCTCCATTCGTCTCCTTCGGTTTCAAGGTTATGGCGACGGACCATCATCTGATCGACCGGTTGTCCACTTGGAACCATCGGCCAGACTTTTTCTTCGGTCGGTAAAATCGCTTCGACCACAATGGGCCGGTCGGTTATCTTTAGAGCTTCCGTAAGCGCCTCTATCGCTTCTTGCCGAGTGGTGACTCTAAAACCAATGCCGCCATAGGCATCGATGAGCTTCATGAAATCAGGGGCAGCCTGCATATCTGTATGAGAAAAACGACTATTCCAGAATAGTTCCTGCCACTGGCGCACCATGCCTAGGGATCGGTTATTATTGATAACAACGATAATGGGCAGTTTATAAACAACCGCGGTCATGAATTCCTGTGAATTCATCTGGATCGAGCCGTCACCGGTAAAACAGATAACTCTTTTTTCAGGGTGAGCCAGTTGGGCGCCGATCGCCGCCGGTAAACCATAACCCATCGTCCCCAATCCACCTGAAGAGAGCCAATTTCTAGCTCGTTTTGACTTAAACCACTGTCCAGCCCACATTTGATGCTGGCCAACGTCGGTGACCATTATCGCTTCATAATTGGTCAATCGGTTAATTTGCTCGACGAGGAAGGGGGCATACAGATTCTCGTCATCAGGATACCAGAGGGGGAATTCTTTCTTCCATTCATCAATCCGATCGTTCCAAGGCAGCCGCGGCTTTGGTTCCACATGTTTAAGTAGTTCTGTAAGAATAACTTTGGCATCACCGATGATGGGGATATCACAGCGGACGACTTTACCGATTTCAGCAGGATCGATTTCGATATGAGCGAAGAACGCATTGGGGGCGAACTGGTCGACTTTCCCCGTTACTCGATCATCGAACCGCGC
Proteins encoded in this region:
- a CDS encoding LOG family protein; this encodes MRRSDRIREQMRELLAEYDSLEKDLAELEEDHFRVVIFGSARIEPDEPIYKMVMRLASLLGRLGIDIVTGGGPGLMDAANAGVKQAHEKGIRSIGLPILLPNRIEPSNRHLDIKREHSRFSTRLDEFMLISDAVIVAPGGIGTVLELMYVWQLMQVGLIPRRCVILLGTEFWRGLIEWMGYQQLRRGLINPDDLDFVNVADTEAEVLNLIKAELEKFRTKKSTEGDHPKAAAADTMIKQVEMVQNAPEHHEALPGTKINNKQ
- a CDS encoding CehA/McbA family metallohydrolase, whose protein sequence is MPFYKGSLHVHTTYSDGEGSISQIASVYDELSYDFIYVTDHNVVVPVDEVIQQGNVLILPGCEVTLTIEESGEAKTYLHVNGLDVREITIPEPKQSVVETLQLAVDSIRAAGGIAQLNHPSWNWAYNAEDMKQVRGWHMVEIANKHIGAHIKGGGGIPSTEQMWDDVLSSGMRVWGTATDDAHTISCPNWHEYVYNPLPGKAWVGVQAPEKSPKAIKEALLNGNFYSSTGVDLDEIKITDTLISLNIHRKWDRLYTTSFIGQDGEILLIDTTLSPSYTIKGTETYIRARIEDSAGFYAWTQPHWVK
- the ilvN gene encoding acetolactate synthase small subunit yields the protein MSEFYAPMAGITHTHTITTLVENHPGVLARVANLFARRGYNIESLTVAITQDPTVSRMTVVVSGDDRILEQITKQLNKLIEVIKVIDYTNRPVLERELAMIKVNADDNSRSSIKEICEIFRANIVDISELALTIEVTGSDEKINALVKMLEQYGITEMVRTGVIVLARGKDTAFSQ
- the ilvB gene encoding biosynthetic-type acetolactate synthase large subunit yields the protein MKKLMSGAQILLECLHQEGCDVIFGYPGGVLLPIYDAIYDRKDIKHILVRHEQGAAHAADGYARASGKVGVCLATSGPGATNLITGIATANMDSIPMVCITGQVRTANIGTDAFQEADSVGITLPIVKYSYLVKKTEDLPGAIAEAFYIARTGRPGPTLVDLPVDVSNTSIEWSPEDYKPSKSHPYYQPQSIGDLKQIKALAKAINDSEKPVLYVGGGIISSGAQEELTKLSELTNIYVTNTLMGKGAIDETHVNSLGMLGMHGSAYANYAVHHCDLLIGIGARFDDRVTGKVDQFAPNAFFAHIEIDPAEIGKVVRCDIPIIGDAKVILTELLKHVEPKPRLPWNDRIDEWKKEFPLWYPDDENLYAPFLVEQINRLTNYEAIMVTDVGQHQMWAGQWFKSKRARNWLSSGGLGTMGYGLPAAIGAQLAHPEKRVICFTGDGSIQMNSQEFMTAVVYKLPIIVVINNNRSLGMVRQWQELFWNSRFSHTDMQAAPDFMKLIDAYGGIGFRVTTRQEAIEALTEALKITDRPIVVEAILPTEEKVWPMVPSGQPVDQMMVRRHNLETEGDEWSFADEEKELERLLKKQKKSGK